In Rubrobacter radiotolerans DSM 5868, a genomic segment contains:
- a CDS encoding N-acetylmuramoyl-L-alanine amidase — protein MRALRRGDRGREVVDLQTRLRALGYDLGARDIDGVFREMTERAVRSFQQRVGILSDGVVGPITWRELVEAGYRPGGRLLYLRQPPFRGADVVELQRMLNDLGFDPGAVNGLLDARTTRAVREFQKNAGLQPDGVVDAGVFKVLGTYAAQTSGTHQIPDKNDGYFTGDLFEGAIVIDAAHGGRESGFLAPNGVRECDLNLAVAQALSEILPAREVLLTREEDEEISPADRAFLANSSGAKMVISLHHAAHVYPEARGTASFYFERHGYRSHRGRMAAAYVQRGVSRALGTFDIGEFGRSYDILRETNIPAVMVELLHLTNPEDLAVASDPYYPTAAAEAIAGALEQYAGRDKHFIAV, from the coding sequence GTGCGGGCGCTCAGACGCGGCGACCGGGGACGCGAGGTCGTAGACCTCCAGACGAGGCTCAGGGCCTTGGGCTACGACCTCGGCGCGCGCGACATAGACGGCGTCTTTCGGGAGATGACCGAGCGGGCCGTCCGGTCCTTTCAGCAGCGCGTCGGCATCCTCTCCGACGGGGTGGTGGGGCCGATCACCTGGCGGGAGCTTGTCGAGGCGGGGTACCGCCCGGGCGGTAGGCTCCTCTACCTCAGGCAGCCGCCCTTCCGGGGGGCCGACGTCGTCGAGCTTCAGCGGATGCTCAACGACCTCGGGTTCGACCCGGGGGCGGTGAACGGCCTGCTCGACGCGCGCACGACCCGCGCCGTGAGGGAGTTCCAGAAGAACGCCGGGCTCCAGCCCGACGGCGTCGTGGACGCCGGGGTCTTCAAGGTGCTCGGCACGTACGCGGCGCAGACCTCCGGGACGCACCAGATCCCGGACAAGAACGACGGCTACTTCACCGGGGACCTCTTCGAGGGCGCGATCGTGATCGACGCGGCGCACGGCGGTCGGGAGAGCGGCTTTCTCGCCCCCAACGGGGTGCGCGAGTGCGATCTGAACCTGGCCGTCGCGCAGGCCCTCTCGGAGATCCTCCCCGCCCGCGAGGTGCTCCTGACCCGCGAGGAGGACGAGGAGATCTCCCCCGCAGACCGGGCCTTTCTCGCGAACTCCTCGGGGGCGAAGATGGTCATAAGCCTCCACCACGCCGCGCACGTCTACCCGGAGGCGCGCGGGACGGCCTCCTTCTACTTCGAGCGCCACGGCTACCGCTCCCACCGGGGCAGGATGGCCGCCGCCTACGTCCAGCGCGGGGTCAGCCGCGCCCTCGGGACCTTCGACATCGGCGAGTTTGGCCGCTCCTACGACATCCTGCGCGAGACGAACATCCCGGCCGTGATGGTCGAGCTTCTGCACCTCACGAACCCGGAGGACCTCGCGGTAGCCTCCGACCCCTACTACCCGACCGCTGCCGCCGAGGCGATAGCCGGAGCGCTTGAGCAGTACGCCGGGCGCGACAAGCACTTCATCGCCGTCTGA
- the groES gene encoding co-chaperone GroES has product MNFRPLGERALVKLVEREQTTASGIVLPDTAKEKPQTAEVVAVGDSEDVQVKKGDVIVFAKYSGTEISLEGEDYMILDSDDILGVVEG; this is encoded by the coding sequence ATGAACTTCAGACCTTTGGGTGAGAGGGCGCTCGTCAAGCTTGTTGAGCGGGAGCAGACCACGGCGAGCGGCATCGTCCTTCCGGACACCGCCAAGGAGAAGCCCCAGACCGCCGAGGTCGTCGCGGTCGGCGACTCCGAGGACGTCCAGGTCAAGAAGGGCGACGTCATCGTCTTCGCCAAGTACTCCGGGACGGAGATCTCCCTTGAGGGCGAGGACTACATGATCCTCGACTCCGACGACATCCTCGGCGTCGTCGAGGGCTAA
- the trxA gene encoding thioredoxin: MAVSEVTDSNFKESVLSSEKPVIVDFWAPWCQPCKRIAPVLEEMSESRDDVEFVKINVDDNPTTTLNYSITSIPTVARFEDGEIKRQAIGALPKAQLSEQLGL, encoded by the coding sequence ATGGCAGTGAGCGAGGTAACGGACTCCAACTTCAAGGAGAGCGTTCTCAGCTCTGAGAAGCCGGTTATCGTGGACTTCTGGGCTCCCTGGTGTCAGCCGTGCAAGCGCATAGCGCCGGTCTTGGAGGAGATGTCCGAGAGCCGCGACGATGTCGAGTTCGTCAAGATCAACGTCGACGACAACCCGACGACGACGCTCAACTACAGCATCACGTCCATCCCGACCGTCGCTCGCTTCGAGGACGGCGAGATAAAGCGGCAGGCGATCGGCGCGCTGCCGAAGGCCCAGCTCTCCGAGCAGCTCGGTCTCTAG